From Actinoplanes oblitus, a single genomic window includes:
- a CDS encoding DUF427 domain-containing protein, whose product MTDRPRKQPGPDHPITITPTGKRVVVTVAGKVVADTGDALSLREATYPAVQYVPLADVDQTLLERTGTRTYCPYKGEASYYSITAGGERSVDAIWEYQAPYDAVAQIKDHVAFYPDRVDEIKIG is encoded by the coding sequence ATGACAGACCGGCCGAGGAAACAGCCCGGTCCCGACCACCCGATCACCATCACCCCGACCGGGAAACGGGTCGTGGTGACCGTCGCCGGCAAGGTGGTGGCGGACACCGGGGACGCGCTGAGCCTGCGCGAGGCGACGTACCCGGCGGTGCAGTACGTGCCGCTCGCCGACGTCGACCAGACGCTGCTGGAGCGCACCGGCACGCGGACCTACTGCCCGTACAAGGGCGAGGCCAGCTACTACTCGATCACGGCCGGCGGCGAGCGGTCCGTCGACGCGATCTGGGAATATCAGGCACCCTACGACGCGGTCGCGCAGATCAAGGACCACGTCGCGTTCTATCCGGACCGGGTCGACGAGATCAAGATCGGCTAG
- a CDS encoding aminoacyl-tRNA deacylase, producing MTTAAIAAVTESGISHEVVRHGPVGSVAEAAATQGVELRDLVKTLVVRRGPDDYLFVLVPGDRSISWPKLRALLGVSRLSMPDADTARAATGYERGTITPFGATTAWPVIADASVEGRTISLGAGERGVALRVPADAAVAALGGTFADVTERAVLAR from the coding sequence GTGACCACCGCCGCGATCGCCGCCGTGACCGAGTCCGGGATCAGCCACGAGGTGGTCCGGCACGGCCCGGTCGGCAGCGTCGCCGAGGCCGCCGCCACCCAGGGCGTCGAACTCCGCGACCTGGTGAAGACCCTGGTCGTCCGCCGCGGCCCGGACGACTACCTGTTCGTCCTGGTGCCCGGCGACCGGTCGATCTCCTGGCCCAAGCTGCGCGCCCTGCTCGGCGTCAGCCGCCTGTCGATGCCGGACGCGGACACCGCCCGGGCGGCCACCGGGTACGAACGCGGCACCATCACCCCGTTCGGCGCGACGACCGCCTGGCCGGTCATCGCCGACGCGAGCGTCGAGGGCCGGACGATCAGCCTCGGCGCGGGGGAGCGGGGCGTGGCCCTGCGGGTCCCGGCCGATGCCGCGGTCGCGGCGCTGGGCGGCACCTTCGCCGACGTCACCGAGCGGGCCGTTCTCGCCCGGTGA
- a CDS encoding SDR family oxidoreductase, which produces MTTIAVTGATGHLGRLVVEALISRGVEPGSIVAAVRTPAKAAGLLARGVQVREADFDRPESLATAFAGVDRLLLVSTNAVGNRVEQHVAAIEAAKAAGVGFVAYTSVLRADTTPILLAADHKATEEALAASGLAHSFLRNGWYFENYTAQLPTVRATGAFLGSAGDGRIAAAARQDYAEAAAAVLTAATPKPVYELGGDSPFTMAELAAEVSRQLGTEIGYTDVPAEQLVEILSGAGVPQGFAAILADTDVHVRDNGVLDNPGSDLRDLIGRPTTPLADAVADALKA; this is translated from the coding sequence ATGACCACCATCGCTGTCACCGGCGCCACCGGGCACCTCGGCCGTCTCGTCGTCGAGGCCCTGATCAGCCGGGGCGTCGAGCCGGGCTCGATCGTCGCCGCGGTGCGCACCCCGGCGAAGGCGGCCGGCCTGCTCGCCCGCGGCGTGCAGGTGCGCGAGGCCGACTTCGACCGGCCGGAGAGCCTGGCCACCGCGTTCGCCGGTGTCGACCGGCTGCTGCTGGTCTCCACCAACGCGGTCGGCAACCGGGTGGAGCAGCACGTCGCGGCGATCGAGGCGGCCAAGGCGGCCGGCGTCGGCTTCGTGGCGTACACCAGCGTGCTGCGCGCCGACACCACCCCGATCCTGCTGGCCGCCGACCACAAGGCGACCGAGGAGGCCCTCGCCGCGTCCGGGCTGGCCCACTCGTTCCTGCGCAACGGGTGGTACTTCGAGAACTACACCGCGCAACTGCCTACCGTACGGGCGACCGGTGCGTTCCTCGGCAGCGCCGGTGACGGGCGCATCGCCGCGGCGGCCCGGCAGGACTACGCCGAAGCGGCCGCCGCGGTGCTGACCGCCGCCACCCCCAAGCCGGTGTACGAGCTGGGCGGCGACTCCCCGTTCACGATGGCGGAGCTGGCGGCCGAGGTGAGCCGGCAGCTAGGCACCGAGATCGGCTACACCGACGTGCCGGCGGAGCAGCTCGTCGAGATCCTCAGTGGGGCCGGCGTGCCGCAGGGCTTCGCCGCCATCCTGGCCGACACCGACGTGCACGTGCGCGACAACGGTGTCCTGGACAACCCGGGCAGCGACCTGCGCGACCTGATCGGCCGCCCGACGACGCCGCTCGCGGACGCGGTCGCCGACGCCCTCAAGGCCTGA
- a CDS encoding winged helix-turn-helix transcriptional regulator, with protein sequence MTDPADELIPSVFARDCTSRHVMADVTGKWGGLALAALHDGSYRFNALRRRVDGVSEKMLAQTLQALERDGLVVREVQAAIPPRVEYSLTPLGTRVAGKLKELIDLLESEIGQVRVAQAAYDDRFHP encoded by the coding sequence ATGACTGATCCCGCCGACGAGCTGATCCCCAGCGTCTTCGCCCGGGACTGCACCTCCCGGCACGTGATGGCGGACGTCACCGGCAAGTGGGGCGGTCTCGCGCTGGCCGCGCTGCACGACGGCAGCTACCGGTTCAACGCGCTGCGCCGGCGCGTCGACGGCGTCAGCGAGAAGATGCTGGCCCAGACCCTGCAGGCGCTGGAGCGGGACGGTCTGGTGGTGCGCGAGGTGCAGGCCGCCATCCCACCCCGGGTGGAGTACAGCCTGACCCCGCTCGGCACCCGGGTGGCCGGCAAGCTCAAGGAGCTGATCGATCTGCTGGAGAGTGAGATCGGTCAAGTTCGGGTCGCGCAGGCGGCGTACGACGATAGGTTCCACCCGTGA
- a CDS encoding UBP-type zinc finger domain-containing protein translates to MSASIQPDVPPSGTGCVECLESGGWWVHLRRCAQCGHVGCCDTSPAQHATAHFRESGHPVIQSFEPGEDWFWDYTTEAALAGPELAAPTSRPADQPTPGPAGAVPADWRFKINR, encoded by the coding sequence GTGAGCGCGTCGATTCAGCCCGATGTCCCGCCGTCCGGCACCGGTTGCGTGGAGTGTCTGGAATCCGGCGGCTGGTGGGTCCACCTGCGGCGGTGTGCGCAGTGCGGGCACGTCGGCTGCTGTGACACCTCCCCGGCGCAGCACGCCACCGCGCACTTCCGCGAGTCCGGTCACCCGGTGATCCAGTCCTTCGAGCCGGGCGAGGACTGGTTCTGGGACTACACCACCGAGGCGGCGCTGGCCGGCCCCGAGCTGGCCGCCCCGACGAGCCGCCCGGCCGACCAGCCCACCCCCGGCCCGGCCGGCGCGGTCCCCGCCGACTGGCGCTTCAAAATCAACAGATAA
- a CDS encoding methyl-accepting chemotaxis protein, whose product MLGLENIGTAKRLGVIVATGAVALGGMATITLVGQERLADKSLRVSELQCGQAALNHLNNRQSELKVDAYRAALGHDVLQDVKDDVQSSVEAADAVHSCGLPAAITDQFKSYAPDFEDFNKFISDFVAAGVADPKSVVDKTDDIGPANDKTDDELDTLTEMVEKQVAEQKAAMADTVTSTRWTSIVVAALGLILLIGMAVPMVRSILGPIRRIGKVIDALDQGDLTERSNITTTDELGTMAQSLDRTLDKLRQSMVTIAKDSDALATASTQLAAVSGEIAAAVDNTDRQSSSAATAADEISRNVQSVAAGSEEMGLSIREISRNAADAAQVASVAVAEAAMATETIRKLGESSAEIGNVIKLITSIAEQTNLLALNATIEAARAGDAGKGFAVVASEVKDLAQETARATEDIGARVTAIQQDTSGAVDVINRISDVIAQINDFQTTIASAVEEQTATTGEMSRSIGEVAAGSGRIAANINDVSSASQATVSGVNQTRQASEEVSRTAEELRALVAGFTF is encoded by the coding sequence ATGCTCGGCCTCGAGAACATCGGCACAGCCAAGCGGCTGGGCGTCATCGTCGCCACCGGAGCGGTAGCGCTCGGCGGGATGGCGACCATCACGCTCGTCGGCCAGGAGCGCCTGGCGGACAAGAGCCTGCGGGTCAGCGAGTTGCAGTGCGGTCAGGCCGCCCTCAACCACCTGAACAACCGGCAGAGCGAGCTGAAGGTGGACGCCTACCGGGCCGCCCTCGGCCACGACGTCCTGCAGGATGTCAAGGACGACGTGCAGTCGTCGGTCGAGGCCGCCGACGCGGTGCACTCCTGCGGCCTGCCGGCCGCGATCACCGACCAGTTCAAGAGCTACGCCCCGGACTTCGAGGACTTCAACAAGTTCATCTCGGACTTCGTGGCCGCCGGTGTGGCCGACCCGAAATCGGTGGTCGACAAGACCGATGACATCGGCCCGGCGAACGACAAGACCGACGACGAGCTGGACACCCTCACCGAGATGGTGGAGAAGCAGGTCGCCGAGCAGAAGGCCGCGATGGCCGACACGGTGACGTCGACCCGCTGGACCTCGATCGTGGTGGCAGCGCTCGGCCTGATCCTGCTGATCGGCATGGCGGTTCCGATGGTCCGTTCGATCCTCGGCCCGATCCGGCGGATCGGCAAGGTGATCGACGCCCTGGACCAGGGTGACCTCACCGAGCGCAGCAACATCACCACCACCGACGAACTGGGCACCATGGCGCAGAGCCTGGACCGCACCCTCGACAAGCTGCGCCAGTCGATGGTCACCATCGCCAAGGACTCGGACGCCCTGGCAACCGCCTCCACCCAGCTGGCCGCCGTCTCCGGGGAGATCGCCGCGGCCGTCGACAACACCGACCGGCAGAGCAGCTCGGCCGCCACCGCGGCGGACGAGATCTCGCGCAACGTGCAGAGCGTCGCGGCCGGCTCCGAGGAGATGGGCCTGTCGATCCGGGAGATCTCCCGCAACGCGGCGGACGCCGCCCAGGTCGCCTCGGTCGCCGTGGCCGAGGCCGCGATGGCCACCGAGACCATCCGCAAGCTCGGCGAGTCGTCCGCCGAGATCGGCAACGTGATCAAGCTGATCACCAGCATCGCCGAGCAGACCAACCTGCTCGCCCTGAACGCCACCATCGAGGCGGCCCGGGCCGGCGACGCCGGCAAGGGCTTCGCCGTGGTCGCCAGCGAGGTCAAGGACCTGGCCCAGGAGACCGCCCGCGCCACCGAGGACATCGGCGCCCGGGTCACCGCCATCCAGCAGGACACCAGCGGCGCGGTCGACGTGATCAACCGGATCTCCGACGTGATCGCGCAGATCAACGACTTCCAGACCACCATCGCCTCGGCGGTCGAGGAGCAGACCGCCACCACCGGCGAGATGAGCCGCAGCATCGGCGAGGTGGCCGCCGGATCCGGCCGGATCGCCGCGAACATCAACGACGTCTCGTCGGCCAGCCAGGCCACCGTCAGCGGCGTCAACCAAACCCGTCAGGCGAGCGAGGAGGTCTCCCGGACCGCCGAGGAGCTGCGCGCACTGGTGGCCGGCTTCACGTTCTGA
- a CDS encoding GGDEF domain-containing protein produces MRVASDQSLLTRRRTVEASALVSRGLGWLSTVVYLVQLKAAGPVPAALERSLWAGIVAMAAANLLAFAGWRRPGSRWYSAQSAGQVALDSAVIAGLVAFSDGYTGQVTWPIMAVPVVVAAIRHRLGGALTVWAFTSIWFGLVVAISPGPAQPRDAVFSALINLLIALVTGTQATAFARQLATLQQVRSELQHQATHDPLTGLPNRARLAERAAACTGRLGVLLLDLNGFKQVNDTYGHASGDELLHQVALRLSAIIGSGDLVGRLGGDEFLVLLPDADPERAARVADRIREVIRRPIQIGDGREVTVGVSVGLAVRPADGTAALDTLTAEADAAMYREKHTRRAA; encoded by the coding sequence ATGCGTGTCGCGTCGGATCAGTCCCTGCTGACGCGCCGCCGGACCGTCGAGGCCTCCGCCCTGGTCAGCCGGGGACTCGGCTGGCTGTCCACGGTCGTCTACCTGGTGCAGCTCAAGGCCGCGGGGCCGGTGCCGGCGGCGTTGGAGCGCAGCCTGTGGGCCGGGATCGTCGCGATGGCGGCCGCCAACCTGCTCGCCTTCGCGGGCTGGCGCCGTCCCGGCAGCCGCTGGTACAGCGCGCAGAGCGCCGGTCAGGTGGCCCTCGACAGCGCGGTGATCGCCGGTCTGGTGGCCTTCTCCGACGGCTACACCGGGCAGGTGACCTGGCCGATCATGGCGGTTCCGGTGGTGGTCGCCGCCATCCGGCACCGGCTGGGCGGGGCGCTGACGGTGTGGGCGTTCACCTCGATCTGGTTCGGGCTGGTCGTCGCGATCTCACCGGGCCCGGCGCAACCGCGCGACGCGGTCTTCTCCGCCCTGATCAACCTGTTGATCGCACTGGTCACCGGAACGCAGGCGACCGCGTTCGCCCGCCAGCTGGCCACCCTGCAGCAGGTGCGCAGCGAGCTGCAGCACCAGGCCACCCACGACCCGCTGACCGGCCTGCCGAACCGGGCCCGGCTCGCCGAGCGAGCCGCGGCCTGCACCGGCCGGCTCGGCGTGCTGCTGCTCGACCTCAACGGGTTCAAGCAGGTCAACGACACCTACGGGCATGCGTCAGGTGACGAGCTGCTGCATCAGGTGGCGCTGCGGCTGAGCGCGATCATCGGCTCCGGCGACCTGGTCGGCCGGCTCGGCGGCGACGAGTTCCTGGTGCTGCTGCCGGACGCCGACCCGGAGCGGGCCGCGCGGGTGGCGGACCGGATCCGTGAGGTGATCCGGCGGCCGATCCAGATCGGCGACGGCCGCGAGGTGACCGTCGGGGTCAGCGTCGGCCTGGCGGTCCGCCCGGCCGACGGCACGGCCGCGCTGGACACGCTGACCGCCGAGGCCGACGCCGCCATGTACCGCGAGAAGCACACCCGGCGGGCGGCATGA
- a CDS encoding CaiB/BaiF CoA transferase family protein, producing the protein MTALTGIRVVELAGLAPGPFGCMVLADLGADVVLVDRPGGTGPLVPQAGPLQRGRRTVTLDLKSEAGRDDLLRLIEKADVLVEGYRPGVAERLGFGPQRCAELNPRLVYARMTGWGQDGPLAATAGHDIDYLAIAGALEPLGRAGERPHAPINLLADFAGGGMLLAVGILAALLERERSGRGQVVDAAMVDGSALLTTFLHGMIGAGQWRGGRGENLLDGGAPFYDTYRTADGGYVAVGALEPQFYAALLKGLGLDDDPDLPAQFDRRGWPELRRILTERFGSRSRDEWAEVFDGLDACVSPVLTPAEAPGHPHNRARSAFVEVGGQLQPAPAPRFGRTPASVPEPSRAATVPEILESWS; encoded by the coding sequence ATGACCGCGCTGACCGGGATCCGCGTCGTCGAGCTGGCCGGGCTGGCGCCCGGCCCGTTCGGCTGCATGGTCCTCGCCGACCTGGGCGCGGACGTGGTGCTGGTGGACCGGCCCGGCGGCACGGGACCGCTCGTTCCGCAGGCCGGCCCGTTGCAGCGCGGCCGCCGCACGGTGACCCTCGACCTCAAGTCCGAGGCGGGCCGGGACGACCTGCTCCGCCTGATCGAGAAGGCGGACGTGCTGGTCGAGGGCTATCGGCCGGGGGTCGCCGAGCGTCTGGGCTTCGGCCCGCAGCGGTGCGCGGAGCTCAATCCGCGGCTGGTCTACGCCCGGATGACCGGCTGGGGACAGGACGGCCCGCTCGCCGCGACGGCCGGGCACGACATCGACTACCTGGCGATCGCCGGCGCCCTGGAACCGCTGGGCCGCGCCGGTGAGCGACCGCACGCGCCGATCAACCTGCTCGCCGACTTCGCCGGCGGCGGCATGCTGCTCGCCGTCGGGATCCTGGCGGCGCTGCTGGAACGCGAGCGCTCCGGCCGGGGTCAGGTGGTCGACGCCGCCATGGTCGACGGGTCGGCGCTGCTGACCACGTTCCTGCACGGGATGATCGGGGCCGGTCAGTGGCGCGGCGGGCGCGGCGAGAACCTGCTCGACGGCGGGGCGCCGTTCTACGACACGTACCGGACCGCCGACGGCGGCTACGTCGCCGTGGGCGCGCTCGAACCGCAGTTCTACGCGGCACTGCTCAAAGGGCTCGGGCTGGACGACGACCCGGACCTGCCGGCTCAGTTCGACAGGCGGGGGTGGCCGGAGCTGAGGCGGATCCTCACCGAGCGGTTCGGGAGCCGGAGCCGGGACGAGTGGGCCGAGGTCTTCGACGGGCTGGACGCCTGCGTCAGCCCGGTGCTGACGCCCGCCGAGGCGCCCGGGCACCCGCACAACCGGGCGAGGTCCGCCTTCGTCGAGGTGGGCGGGCAGCTTCAGCCCGCCCCGGCGCCGCGATTCGGGCGTACGCCGGCAAGCGTGCCCGAGCCGAGCAGGGCCGCGACCGTACCGGAGATCTTGGAATCCTGGAGCTGA